A section of the Malania oleifera isolate guangnan ecotype guangnan chromosome 2, ASM2987363v1, whole genome shotgun sequence genome encodes:
- the LOC131148460 gene encoding uncharacterized protein LOC131148460: MVSEPIMDESFNTSQTTPPNPLPNTIPAQPNTNSSGAAFHKPTQPTSPYYIGSSDGSGAMLVTHTLDSNNYYSWARSMKRALRIKNKLGFIDGTICEPYDPNDPLLEHWPRCNDIVIAWMQNTMAVDINSSTTYAETAHQLWLELEQCFAQQNAPRIFEVK; encoded by the coding sequence atggtatcagagccaattaTGGATGAATCCTTCAATACCAGCCAAACCACTCCTCCAAACCCATTGCCAAACACCATTCCTGCACAACCAAACACCAATTCGTCAGGAGCTGCCTTTCACAAACCAACACAGCCCACCAGTCCTTATTACATTGGCAGCAGCGATGGCTCAGGTGCCATGCTCGTCACACACACCTTGGACTCCAACAACTATTATTCTTGGGCCAGATCTATGAAAAGGGCTTTGCGAATCAAGAACAAGCTCGGGTTCATTGATGGTACTATTTGTGAGCCTTATGACCCCAATGATCCTCTATTGGAACACTGGCCGAGGTGCAATGATATTGTGATCGCATGGATGCAGAACACAATGGCAGTTGACATCAACTCTAGCACTACATATGCAGAAACTGCACATCAACTTTGGCTGGAGCTGGAGCAATGTTTTGCTCAGCAAAATGCTCCAAGGATTTTCGAAGTGAAATAA